The genomic region GTCTTCGGTGATCATCTCGACGACCGGCGGGTTGGGGAGCATCTCGCCGTTGCGGTCGCGCGAGAGGATGCTCGCCAGGTCGAACCGGAACCCGTCGACGTGGAAGTTGTGGACCCAGTGGCGGAGGCAGAGGAAGATCAGCTCGCGGACGATCGGGTGATTGCCGTTGACGGTGTTGCCGCAGCCGCTGTAGTTGCGGTACGACGCCCCCCCGTCGCCGAGCATGTAGTAGACGCGGTTCTCCAACCCCTTGAACGACAGCGTCGGCCCGGCCTCGTTGCCCTCGGCGGTGTGGTTGAAGACGACGTCGAGGATCACCTCGATGCCCGCCGCGTGGAGGGCGCGGACCATCTCCTTGAACTCGTGCACCTGGCAGCCCGGCGTGCTGCCGGCCGCGTAGCCGCGGTGCGGGGAGAAGAACGCCAGCGGATCGTAGCCCCAGTAGTTGCCGCGCTCGCCGGGCAGCCCGCGCATCGGTTCGTCGGGATACTCGTGGACCGGCATCAGCTCGACCGCCGTGACCCCGAGGCTCTTGAGGTAGGGGATCTTCTCGATCACGCCGAGGTAGGTGCCCGGCGCCGCCACGCCGCTGGTCGGGCTGCGGGTGAAGCCACCGACGTGGAGCTCGTAGATCACCGTGTCGGCAAGCTCACGGCGGAGGTGACGATCCCCCTGCCAATCGAAGGCGTCGTCGACGACCACGCACTTCGGCGGGCGCACGATCCCGTCGCCGTGGTGGAGGAACCGGCCGGCGAGGGCGCGGGCGTAGGGGTCGATCAGCCGCGCCGTGCCGTCGAAGCGCTGCCCGCGTGCCGGATCCCAGGGGCCGTCGGCCTGGAAATGGTACAGCTGCCCCGGGCCGAGCCCGGGGACGAACAGGCTCCAGATGTCACCCCACCGGTCACGCGCGGGGTCGAACTCGATCACCTCGGCCGGCTCGGCAGCGGCGACCGAGTCGTAGAGGAGGACGCGGAGGGCCGTCGCCGACCGGCTGTAGATGGCGAACTGCACCCCGGCGCGGCCGCCTGCGGCGCCGTCGTGGACCACCGCGCCGTACGGCAGCGGGTAGCTGAACTCGAGCACGGGAGTGTCGCGGGGACGCCGCGGGGGCGTCGGGCCAGAAGAGCGTCGCATCGGTTCGAGGATACCCTCGCCGCCGCGCCCACGCCGGGGCTTGCGGGCCGGGCCGGCGCGGCGATGATGCGGGGGTGAGCGGAGCCACCTATTCCAGCGCCGGCGTCGACCTCGAGGCCTACGCCGACGCGATGTCGCGCCTTCCCGCCCATCTGCGGCGGACGCAGTGCCCGCGCGTCGTCAGCCCCGAGGGGGGCTTCGCCGCCCTGTTCCACCTCGACCTGCCGGGGATCTTCGCCCGGGGCTACCGCGACCCGCTGCTCGTGTCGTGCACCGACGGCGTGGGCACCAAGCTCAAGGTCGCCGTCGCCGCCGGGATCCACCACACCGTCGGCATCGACCTGGTGGCGATGAGCGTCAACGACGCCCTCTGCACCGGCGCCGAGCCGCTGTTTTTCCTCGACTACATCGCCCTCGCCGCCGACGATCCGGCCCTCATCGAACGGATCGTGGCGGGGATCGCCGACGCCTGCGTGGCCTGCGACTGCGCCCTGGTCGGCGGCGAGACGGCGATCCTTCCCGACATGTACCACCCCGGCGAATACGATCTGGCCGGGTTTTGCGTCGGCGTCGTCGAGCGCCGCCGGCTCGTCGACGGCCGGCAGATCCAGCCTGGCGACGTCGTCCTCGGGCTGGCGTCGAGCGGCCTGCACTCCAACGGCTACAGCCTCGTGCGCCGCGCGGTCTTCGACCTCGGCGGGCTGTCGTGCGGCGACCGGGTCGCCGAGTGCGGCGGTGCGACGGTCGCCGAGGTGCTGCTGACCCCGACGCGCCTCTACGCCCGCCCGCTCCGCGCCGTGCTCTCCCACTACCGCCTCAAGCAGCCGGTCCACGGGATCGCCCACGTCACCGGCGGCGGGCTGGTCGAGAACCTCGCCCGCATCGTCCCGCACGAAGTGGAGATCGTCCTCGAGCGCGGGTCGTGGACCGTGCCGCCGGTGTTCGGCTGGGTGCAACGCTGTGGCACGATCGCCGACGCCGAGATGGAGCGCGTGTTCAACATGGGGATCGGGATGGTGACGGTCGTCGCCGCGCGGTTTGCCGACAGCATCCGCGATCAGCTGGCCGATCACGGCGTCGAGAGCTGGGTGATCGGCGGCGTGCGGGCCGCGACGGGCGCGGGCGAGCGCGTCCGCTTCGCCTGACGCGCGCGTCAGCGGCCCGGTGCGGCACGCGGCGCGGCGGCGGCGCGGACCTCGGGTCCCGACGACCGACTCGGCCCCGCCGCCTCGAGGGCGGCGAGCACGTCGCGCTCGGTGATCAGGTCGCGGAGCACGATCGGCTCGGGCAGCGGCTCCCCGGGACGGGCGCCGGGGAAGATCGCGAGGACCGGGATCGAGCGGCTCTGGAGGCTGGCGAGCATCTGCTTGATCTCGTCGGAGCCGTCGGTGTAGTCGGCGAGCAACGGTGCGACGCGGTTGCGCTTGATCGCCTCGCTGACTTTCCGCGTCTCGATCGCGTTGGCGAGGTTCATCTTGCAGGTCAGGCACCAGTCGGCGGTGAAGTCGACCATCACCGTCTGCCCCGACTCGCGGAGTGCCGCCAGCCGCGCCCGGCTGAACGGCCGCTCCCACTCGATCTCCGACGACGACGGCGCGAGCCCGAGGAGGGCCGCGCCCCCGACGGCGGCGCCGAGAGCCGCCGCCTGGACCCAGCGGCCGAAGCCGGCCACACCACGCGATTCCTGCTCACGGCCGACCCACCAGCAGGCCATCC from Planctomycetota bacterium harbors:
- the glgX gene encoding glycogen debranching protein GlgX, producing the protein MRRSSGPTPPRRPRDTPVLEFSYPLPYGAVVHDGAAGGRAGVQFAIYSRSATALRVLLYDSVAAAEPAEVIEFDPARDRWGDIWSLFVPGLGPGQLYHFQADGPWDPARGQRFDGTARLIDPYARALAGRFLHHGDGIVRPPKCVVVDDAFDWQGDRHLRRELADTVIYELHVGGFTRSPTSGVAAPGTYLGVIEKIPYLKSLGVTAVELMPVHEYPDEPMRGLPGERGNYWGYDPLAFFSPHRGYAAGSTPGCQVHEFKEMVRALHAAGIEVILDVVFNHTAEGNEAGPTLSFKGLENRVYYMLGDGGASYRNYSGCGNTVNGNHPIVRELIFLCLRHWVHNFHVDGFRFDLASILSRDRNGEMLPNPPVVEMITEDPLLADTKVIAEAWDAAGAYQVGSFASLRWAEWNGRYRDDVRRFWRGDHGQTGHFATRLAGSSDLYGDDGRQPCHSINFVTSHDGYTLADLVAYRDKHNQANGEGNRDGDNNNFSDNHGVEGPTDAADVIALRRRQQRNLVATLLLSQGVPMLLAGDEAGRTQRGNNNAWCQDNDVSWFDWRLVDGNADLLRFVRELVAFRRGNPTLRRRSFLQGGASSSGALPDVEWFAADGGPIDWYAADAALTCFLGAPEAPESAAGGESAGMPRHLLLFANAGGSPRQFRVPSSGPIPRLSWRLFIDTSRPAPGDIHADGRGPLVDPSVPLDLAPRSLACLVADPGWEMPILVAGRPG
- a CDS encoding phosphoribosylformylglycinamidine cyclo-ligase, which gives rise to MSGATYSSAGVDLEAYADAMSRLPAHLRRTQCPRVVSPEGGFAALFHLDLPGIFARGYRDPLLVSCTDGVGTKLKVAVAAGIHHTVGIDLVAMSVNDALCTGAEPLFFLDYIALAADDPALIERIVAGIADACVACDCALVGGETAILPDMYHPGEYDLAGFCVGVVERRRLVDGRQIQPGDVVLGLASSGLHSNGYSLVRRAVFDLGGLSCGDRVAECGGATVAEVLLTPTRLYARPLRAVLSHYRLKQPVHGIAHVTGGGLVENLARIVPHEVEIVLERGSWTVPPVFGWVQRCGTIADAEMERVFNMGIGMVTVVAARFADSIRDQLADHGVESWVIGGVRAATGAGERVRFA